The genome window AGAGTTGAATTATGCTGGGCGGGTGATGTCCCGCTCGGCGCACCTCTGGGCCCTGCTCGACGCGTTCGCTCCCTCTACGCCGAACGAGGCGGCGGCCGTCTTGGCGACGCGCCGATTGCTGCGCTCGCCCGATCCGTTTTCGCGGTTCGCCCGACCGGGCCACGTCACGGCGTCGGCGGTGCTGTTCGCTCCCGACGCGACGCGCGTCGCCCTGATTTGGCACGAGAAGCTTCGCCGAGCGCTTCAACCCGGCGGGCACGTCGAGCCGGACGACGCGAACGTGTTGGAAGCGGCGTGGCGCGAACTTCAAGAGGAGACGGGCGTCACGCGGGCGGACGTGGCACTCATGACGCCGCACCTCGTCGGCGTGGACGTGCACGCCATTCCCGAGAACTCCAAAGAGGGCGCGCACGTGCATCACGACCTGCGCTTCGCCTTTCGCCTCACGTCCGACCGCGTGTTGCCGCTCGTGCGCTGGACGCTTCCCGACGATTTGGACGCCGGGTTGAAGCTGGCCGTGGCGCGCGTTCTCGCTTGAGGCTGCCGATCAGGGGCAGCGCACGTCCTGACCGAAGTACGCCTTGCTGAGCTTGGCGTACGTTCCGTCCGCCATCAACTTCTCCAGCGCGGCGTTCACGGCGCTCACGAGCGAGGTGTTGCCGAGGCCGACCGCCATGCCGATG of Deinococcus yavapaiensis KR-236 contains these proteins:
- a CDS encoding NUDIX hydrolase, with product MSRSAHLWALLDAFAPSTPNEAAAVLATRRLLRSPDPFSRFARPGHVTASAVLFAPDATRVALIWHEKLRRALQPGGHVEPDDANVLEAAWRELQEETGVTRADVALMTPHLVGVDVHAIPENSKEGAHVHHDLRFAFRLTSDRVLPLVRWTLPDDLDAGLKLAVARVLA